The genomic stretch CATGCGGGTCGAGGACAACGTGGCCTTCGGGCTGAAGGCCCGCAAGGTCGCCCGCGTCGAGATCCGCGAACGGGTCGCCGAGGCACTGGAGATGACCGGCATGGCGGCCTACGCCCGCCGCTACCCGCGCGAGCTCTCCGGCGGCCAGCAACAGCGCGTCGCCATCGCGCGGGCCCTCGCCATCCGGCCGGGCGTGCTGCTGCTGGACGAACCCCTGTCCGCCCTCGACGCCCGGCTGCGCTCCGGCATGCTCGCCGAACTGGCCCGTCTGCACCGCGAGTTGCCGGACGTCTCGATCCTCTACGTCACCCACGACCAGGTCGAGGCCCTCACCCTCGCCGACCGGATCGCGGTGATGGACCGGGCCCGGTTGCAGGCCGTCGGCACTCCGGGGGAGCTGTACCGGGCCCCGGCCAACGAGTTCACCGCGTCCTTCGTCGGCAACGCCAACCTGCTGCCGGTGACCGTGAGTTCGGGCGGGGTGACCTTCGGGGGCGTCGATCTCACGGTCGACACCGCCGGTGCCGCGAAGGGCGCGAGCGCCACCCTGTGCGTACGGC from Streptomyces davaonensis JCM 4913 encodes the following:
- a CDS encoding ABC transporter ATP-binding protein; the encoded protein is MSSGIRFDGVTVSYDGTVVLDALDLTVAPGEVMALLGPSGSGKTTALRAVAGFVRPAAGRVFLGDRDVTGLPPYRRGIGMVVQQYALFPHMRVEDNVAFGLKARKVARVEIRERVAEALEMTGMAAYARRYPRELSGGQQQRVAIARALAIRPGVLLLDEPLSALDARLRSGMLAELARLHRELPDVSILYVTHDQVEALTLADRIAVMDRARLQAVGTPGELYRAPANEFTASFVGNANLLPVTVSSGGVTFGGVDLTVDTAGAAKGASATLCVRPHLIGVGDGPNRLSGTVREIQWRGATHRLYVEVDGHRIMTDLRELKDPPVLGETVDLHFAPEDAVLLTAGVSHD